One Acetobacterium sp. KB-1 DNA segment encodes these proteins:
- a CDS encoding methyl-accepting chemotaxis protein — MKHTQEKGATTIKIRLSTKLMAFTTLILAAAVLTLGLIAINLGAAALTSESSTQEEVFAIEGAGHIGAVASGNLGKLEEIALRARTVTMDWNTLATSIAGDVERLGYQDIAVMDLNGNAKYIIGGGEFKSEGQFWYEDGFAGKTSISDVTISEVTNEPIVVEVAPIKNNGQVVGLLVGRRDPTFMQDITNAMGDGVRKYGMVINEDGAVMAHPNDQLILDQTNIFDEIDANGPLKEFALAIKELGVGQTGSIAYNYLGETKLAYNAPIPGTNWTLIVIKFKDDVLAPINNLRNVILMTSLLILLVGGLATYILARSISKPIISLNHMIKEMTLGHLGVRLDVKSKDEVGEMTTSMNKLADDLQNMVIGTMDQISNGDVSATIEVTDPADEISPALKRTIETIRGLIKEATMLSLAAVQGQWQTRGDADAFNGGFKEIVEGVNATLDTVVDKMVWYEAIIDAVPFPVHVTDNDMKWTFMNKAFEDMMVNNKVITDRKSGYGMDCFNAGADICQTEGCGIRRLVDKGLGDSYFEWYGRNYKQDTAYLKDSKGENAGFVEVVTDLTPMIRVSDYTQNEVTRLGHNLTRLSQGDLAFDMDIGEADEYTTEVSAQFNEIRDSLQMVQTSIDNLISDANMLAQAGIDGQLNTRADSNKHQGDFAKIVDGVNATLDAVVAPVQEASTTLNELAKGNLKTGMVGNYNGDYTLIKDAMNQTIAFLKRYVDEITNTLEEMGQGNLNLEITAEYLGDFHAIKSALNGITATLSETMSEINEAAGQVETGARQISDGGQALSQGTTEQASAIEQLNASIEEVAGETKTNALNANEANERAQEVRNNAEVGNNQMNKMLSAMGEINESSHNISKIIKVIDDIAFQTNILALNAAVEAARAGQHGKGFAVVAEEVRSLAARSAEAAKETTGLIEGSIESVDVGTKIADETSESLKEILSEIEKVTGLVGNIARASNDQATEIAQITQGIEQVSTVVQTNSATAEESAAASEELSGQAEMLKQMVGAFKIKKKGSVHHASPKPPVEQPVKQEAPTTRIVLDDLESDKY; from the coding sequence ATGAAACATACACAAGAAAAAGGTGCAACAACGATCAAAATCCGTTTGTCCACCAAATTAATGGCTTTCACCACTCTGATTCTGGCCGCCGCGGTTCTCACCCTCGGACTGATTGCCATTAATTTAGGCGCAGCGGCTCTGACTAGTGAATCCAGTACCCAGGAAGAGGTCTTTGCCATCGAAGGTGCCGGCCATATTGGCGCCGTTGCTTCCGGTAATCTGGGAAAACTGGAAGAAATCGCCCTTCGGGCCCGAACGGTTACGATGGACTGGAACACCCTGGCCACCTCCATTGCCGGAGACGTGGAACGTTTAGGCTATCAGGATATCGCGGTCATGGATCTAAACGGCAACGCTAAATATATTATTGGCGGTGGCGAATTCAAATCGGAAGGTCAATTCTGGTACGAAGACGGTTTTGCCGGAAAAACATCTATCTCCGACGTAACCATCAGCGAAGTCACCAATGAGCCGATCGTCGTTGAAGTCGCCCCCATTAAGAATAATGGTCAGGTAGTCGGTCTCCTGGTGGGACGTCGAGATCCCACCTTCATGCAAGATATCACCAATGCCATGGGTGATGGTGTCAGAAAGTATGGGATGGTGATCAATGAAGATGGCGCCGTTATGGCTCATCCTAATGATCAGCTGATACTGGATCAGACCAATATTTTTGATGAAATTGATGCCAATGGCCCTTTGAAAGAATTTGCCCTGGCCATCAAAGAATTGGGCGTGGGCCAAACCGGTAGTATCGCCTATAACTATCTTGGTGAAACGAAGCTTGCCTACAATGCCCCGATTCCCGGAACCAACTGGACACTCATCGTTATCAAATTTAAAGATGACGTACTGGCCCCGATTAATAACTTGAGAAACGTCATTCTAATGACCTCCTTGTTGATTCTATTGGTCGGTGGACTGGCCACCTATATTCTGGCCCGAAGCATTTCAAAACCAATTATTTCGTTAAACCATATGATTAAAGAAATGACCCTGGGACATCTCGGTGTTCGGCTGGATGTAAAATCCAAAGACGAAGTCGGTGAAATGACCACTTCCATGAACAAACTGGCTGATGATCTCCAGAATATGGTCATTGGTACCATGGATCAGATATCTAACGGCGACGTTTCGGCAACGATTGAGGTAACTGATCCTGCTGATGAAATTTCACCAGCCCTAAAACGGACCATCGAAACCATCCGCGGGCTCATTAAGGAAGCAACCATGCTATCCCTGGCCGCCGTTCAGGGCCAATGGCAAACCCGGGGCGATGCTGACGCCTTTAACGGCGGATTTAAAGAAATTGTGGAAGGGGTCAATGCGACTCTGGATACGGTCGTTGATAAAATGGTCTGGTACGAAGCCATCATCGATGCGGTCCCCTTCCCAGTTCACGTCACCGATAATGATATGAAATGGACCTTTATGAATAAGGCCTTTGAAGACATGATGGTCAACAATAAGGTCATCACTGACCGTAAAAGCGGCTATGGAATGGATTGTTTTAATGCTGGTGCTGATATCTGCCAGACCGAAGGATGTGGAATCAGGCGACTGGTTGATAAAGGTCTGGGGGATAGCTATTTTGAATGGTACGGCCGAAATTACAAACAAGATACCGCTTACCTCAAGGATTCTAAAGGCGAAAATGCCGGTTTTGTGGAAGTTGTCACTGATTTAACGCCGATGATTCGGGTTAGCGACTATACCCAAAATGAGGTCACCCGACTGGGCCACAACCTCACGCGCTTATCCCAGGGTGATCTGGCCTTTGATATGGACATTGGCGAAGCCGATGAATACACGACTGAAGTTTCTGCCCAGTTCAATGAAATTAGGGACAGTCTGCAAATGGTTCAGACATCTATCGATAACCTGATTAGCGACGCCAATATGCTGGCTCAGGCTGGCATTGATGGACAATTAAATACTCGGGCAGATAGCAACAAACACCAGGGCGATTTTGCTAAAATTGTCGACGGTGTTAATGCCACCCTAGATGCTGTGGTGGCACCGGTTCAGGAAGCCTCGACGACGCTTAATGAATTGGCCAAAGGCAATTTAAAGACGGGAATGGTCGGAAATTACAACGGCGATTATACCCTGATTAAAGATGCCATGAACCAGACCATTGCCTTCTTGAAACGCTATGTAGATGAAATTACCAATACCCTGGAAGAAATGGGTCAGGGCAATTTAAATCTCGAAATCACAGCCGAGTATCTGGGCGACTTCCATGCGATTAAATCTGCACTTAATGGAATTACCGCCACCCTCAGCGAAACCATGTCAGAAATCAATGAAGCGGCCGGTCAAGTTGAAACCGGTGCTCGCCAGATTTCCGATGGCGGACAGGCGCTCTCCCAGGGTACCACCGAGCAAGCCAGTGCCATCGAGCAGCTTAACGCCTCCATTGAAGAAGTAGCTGGCGAAACAAAGACCAACGCATTAAACGCAAATGAAGCCAACGAACGGGCTCAAGAGGTTCGCAATAATGCCGAGGTTGGCAATAATCAAATGAATAAAATGCTTTCCGCTATGGGTGAAATCAATGAGTCCTCCCATAACATATCAAAAATTATCAAGGTGATTGACGATATTGCCTTCCAGACTAATATCTTGGCCCTTAATGCCGCTGTTGAAGCGGCCCGGGCCGGCCAACATGGCAAGGGTTTTGCTGTTGTTGCCGAAGAAGTACGATCTCTAGCAGCCCGCAGCGCCGAAGCCGCCAAGGAAACCACTGGTTTGATCGAAGGCTCCATTGAGAGCGTGGATGTCGGGACCAAAATTGCCGATGAAACCTCTGAGAGTTTGAAGGAGATTTTAAGTGAAATCGAAAAGGTAACTGGTTTGGTTGGCAACATTGCCCGGGCCTCCAACGATCAGGCCACTGAAATCGCCCAGATTACCCAGGGCATTGAACAGGTCTCGACTGTTGTTCAAACAAACTCTGCTACTGCTGAAGAAAGTGCCGCTGCCAGCGAAGAACTGTCCGGTCAGGCTGAAATGCTCAAGCAGATGGTGGGTGCTTTTAAAATAAAGAAAAAAGGCTCTGTTCATCATGCTTCTCCCAAGCCCCCGGTTGAGCAGCCGGTGAAGCAGGAAGCACCAACAACCCGGATTGTGTTGGATGATCTGGAGAGCGATAAGTACTAA
- a CDS encoding polymer-forming cytoskeletal protein, which yields MLKKLSVSVLMMVMVLLLTVTSAFGATNSDLNNSYHDSSGNINIEGPSVANTKFAFTGSNITANSVFDTTTFFAGNAITLDGEYNGDVFAAANTVTVNGKINGNLYAAANQVIINGKVTQDVFAGGSDLIIGKAADINRDVFLAAANVNIDGTVGRNLRVGAGDVSINGAINGFVETDVDQLTINDGASITGTINNRSTNKAIVAPSAKVPEVNWEKVSSKEVNEVRGPSVGSILLSIITKLAFILVIWVLISFLTKDFNANTTVMAKKHILASLGIGAGFFFLSPLLLIVSFVIYAPFGIAMTCGIIALAILAMPIAAVVLSKLLMRFFDDKMKPLLSSFVSILIIAAAAILLGYIPIINFIVYLFLYVVGVGFICYNVLFTNRKLKEERNEGNEEILIVDEVINMEEGTTAIEASTEAIKLNDEDPNN from the coding sequence ATGTTAAAAAAATTAAGTGTATCGGTTTTAATGATGGTGATGGTATTGCTTCTCACGGTCACCTCGGCATTCGGGGCAACCAATAGCGATCTCAACAACAGCTACCATGATTCGTCAGGAAATATCAACATCGAAGGGCCTTCAGTGGCCAATACGAAATTTGCCTTCACCGGGTCAAATATCACTGCCAATTCGGTATTTGATACCACTACCTTTTTTGCCGGAAACGCCATCACCCTTGATGGGGAGTATAACGGTGATGTTTTTGCAGCAGCGAATACGGTAACCGTTAACGGCAAAATTAATGGGAATCTTTACGCTGCCGCCAATCAGGTCATTATCAATGGCAAAGTGACGCAGGATGTATTTGCTGGTGGATCCGATCTGATCATTGGCAAAGCTGCTGACATTAATCGGGATGTCTTTCTGGCCGCTGCCAATGTAAATATCGATGGAACGGTGGGACGAAATCTCCGGGTTGGTGCTGGTGATGTCTCAATTAATGGTGCGATCAATGGTTTTGTAGAAACAGATGTCGATCAGCTGACCATCAATGACGGAGCAAGTATCACGGGAACCATCAATAATCGCAGTACCAATAAAGCCATTGTAGCCCCAAGTGCCAAGGTGCCTGAAGTTAATTGGGAAAAGGTGTCAAGTAAAGAGGTTAATGAAGTACGGGGACCATCTGTTGGCTCCATTCTTTTATCCATTATTACTAAGCTGGCGTTTATCCTGGTGATCTGGGTTTTAATTAGCTTCTTAACCAAAGACTTTAATGCCAATACGACCGTTATGGCAAAAAAACATATTCTGGCTTCATTGGGAATCGGGGCAGGTTTTTTCTTCTTGTCACCATTGTTACTGATCGTGTCTTTTGTTATTTATGCACCATTTGGAATTGCAATGACCTGTGGGATCATCGCTCTGGCCATTTTGGCGATGCCAATAGCGGCAGTGGTCTTGTCAAAATTATTGATGCGGTTTTTTGATGACAAAATGAAACCGCTGCTTAGCTCATTTGTATCCATCCTAATTATTGCAGCAGCAGCAATCCTTTTGGGATACATCCCAATTATTAATTTTATTGTCTATCTCTTCTTGTATGTTGTTGGTGTCGGCTTTATTTGTTACAATGTGCTGTTCACCAATAGAAAACTAAAAGAAGAACGAAATGAGGGCAATGAAGAGATTTTAATCGTTGATGAAGTTATCAATATGGAAGAAGGTACGACAGCGATAGAAGCGTCAACAGAAGCAATCAAGCTGAATGACGAAGACCCGAATAACTAG
- a CDS encoding RNA polymerase sigma factor codes for MKGRKEGEADDALIKKYLVTGNSGYFEPIVERYERYAYVYAYSLLKNEFDAQDVVAESFLKAFTKIRQYRLESSFKNWFLKIVHNEAFTLLRKNKTMVYLDDQENGESLFTDEALSYDNIDSLDFGEMQKSLDQLPHALKAAVILRYYYDWDYKKICAFLNIPMGTLSSRLNRAGKKLRNLYKGEM; via the coding sequence TTGAAGGGAAGAAAAGAAGGGGAAGCTGATGATGCGCTGATTAAAAAGTATTTAGTAACCGGTAATTCCGGTTATTTTGAGCCCATTGTCGAGCGATATGAGCGATATGCCTATGTCTATGCCTATTCTCTGCTTAAAAACGAATTTGATGCACAGGATGTGGTTGCAGAAAGTTTTTTAAAAGCGTTTACTAAAATCAGGCAGTATCGGCTAGAGAGCAGTTTTAAAAACTGGTTTCTGAAAATCGTTCATAACGAAGCTTTTACTCTATTACGAAAAAATAAGACCATGGTTTATCTGGACGATCAGGAAAATGGTGAAAGCTTATTTACTGATGAGGCCCTGAGTTATGATAACATCGATTCCCTGGATTTTGGGGAGATGCAAAAATCTCTGGATCAATTACCGCATGCGTTAAAAGCGGCGGTGATCCTGCGGTATTATTATGATTGGGATTATAAAAAAATCTGCGCATTTTTAAATATCCCCATGGGAACCCTATCTTCCCGGCTGAACCGGGCCGGTAAAAAACTTAGAAACTTATACAAAGGAGAGATGTAA
- a CDS encoding cation-translocating P-type ATPase, with the protein MKTYLQTSEEVLKELNSGREGLSETEAGERLVKNGKNKLDEAKKDSLAKRLFNQLKDPMIVILIAAAIISGITAAYSGESFGDVIIIMAVVLINSILGVYQESKAEKAIEALQAISAATSRVIRDGKIQEIKTEDLVVGDVILLEAGDSVPADARLLESASLKIEEAALTGESVPVGKVITALNLGDQKDISLGDRKNMVYMGSAVVYGRGSATVVATGMKTEMGKIAEAITQAKEHATPLQLKLNQLSKVLSWLVLGICIFIFALSLVRLYLGEGITGIGVLNTFMVAVSMAVAAIPEGLAAVVTIVLSLGVTNMAKEKAVIRKLTAVETLGCTQVICSDKTGTLTQNKMTVVDHFGFDEQLLGKTMTLCNDAYLNEENKAEGEPTEAALVNYGFSLGLKKGDLEIKTPRVGEAPFDSGRKLMSTLHKMEDSTFTQYVKGAPDVLISRCTAYWDGNVQRPITDDIRQEIKQANKHLADQALRVLAAAFRVWDTMPEDQSPDYLEHDLCFAGLTGMIDPVRPEVKDAIAQCKSAGIRPVMITGDHRDTAVAIAIQLGIIVDPKEAITGAQLDEISEDQLKKDIGNYSVYARVQPEHKVRIVKAWQNQGMIVAMTGDGVNDAPSIKTADIGVGMGITGTDVTKNVADMVLADDNFATIVNAVEEGRRIYDNIRKAIQFLLSSNLSEVIAIFVATLLGFTILKPVHLLWINLITDTFPAIALGMEGEEADTMKNPPRESQEGIFSRGLGVDVIWQGAMVALVTVAAYFVGHYLEAGVWEIAESADGITMAFLTLSMAEMFHSLNMRSRRQSIFKMKRQNKFLFLAMVVSLVLTTAVIFIPPIAAAFEFEAISLTEYFAAMGLAVLVIPIVEVVKFFQRKKQHKI; encoded by the coding sequence ATGAAGACGTATTTACAAACTTCAGAAGAAGTGCTAAAGGAGTTAAACTCCGGAAGAGAGGGGCTTTCTGAGACCGAAGCCGGAGAAAGACTCGTTAAGAATGGGAAAAACAAGTTAGACGAGGCGAAGAAGGATTCATTGGCGAAACGGCTCTTTAATCAATTAAAAGATCCGATGATTGTGATCCTGATTGCGGCCGCCATTATTTCGGGGATCACTGCCGCTTATTCAGGAGAATCCTTTGGCGATGTGATTATCATTATGGCAGTGGTGCTAATCAATTCGATACTCGGTGTTTATCAGGAAAGTAAGGCAGAAAAAGCCATCGAAGCCCTTCAGGCGATTTCCGCGGCCACCTCACGGGTGATCAGAGATGGCAAAATCCAGGAAATTAAAACCGAAGACCTGGTAGTCGGCGATGTGATTCTGTTAGAAGCCGGAGATTCAGTGCCGGCGGATGCCAGACTGCTAGAAAGTGCCAGTCTAAAAATAGAAGAAGCTGCCCTGACCGGTGAAAGTGTCCCGGTTGGGAAGGTGATTACGGCCCTTAATCTGGGAGATCAAAAAGATATTTCGCTGGGGGACCGAAAAAACATGGTTTATATGGGTAGTGCTGTGGTTTATGGTCGTGGTTCAGCAACGGTTGTCGCGACTGGAATGAAAACCGAAATGGGGAAGATCGCCGAAGCCATTACCCAGGCCAAAGAACATGCTACGCCGCTTCAACTTAAGCTTAACCAGTTAAGCAAGGTGCTAAGCTGGTTGGTATTGGGCATTTGTATTTTTATCTTTGCTCTGAGTCTGGTGCGGTTGTATCTGGGCGAAGGAATTACCGGTATTGGCGTTCTTAATACCTTTATGGTGGCGGTATCCATGGCAGTTGCTGCCATTCCCGAAGGTCTGGCGGCGGTGGTCACCATTGTACTTTCCCTTGGTGTAACCAATATGGCCAAAGAAAAAGCGGTGATCAGGAAACTAACCGCTGTTGAAACCTTGGGTTGTACTCAGGTGATTTGCTCCGATAAAACCGGAACCCTGACCCAGAATAAAATGACCGTGGTGGATCATTTCGGTTTTGATGAGCAACTTTTGGGTAAAACCATGACCCTCTGTAATGATGCCTATTTAAATGAAGAGAATAAAGCTGAAGGAGAGCCCACTGAAGCCGCTCTGGTCAATTACGGTTTTTCGCTGGGGTTGAAAAAGGGCGACCTGGAAATAAAGACCCCTCGAGTCGGAGAAGCACCCTTTGACTCTGGCCGAAAACTGATGAGTACGCTTCACAAAATGGAAGATAGTACTTTTACTCAGTATGTTAAAGGCGCTCCGGATGTGCTGATTTCCCGCTGCACCGCCTACTGGGATGGCAATGTTCAGCGACCCATTACTGATGATATCCGTCAAGAAATCAAACAGGCCAATAAACACTTAGCAGATCAGGCACTCCGGGTGCTTGCTGCTGCTTTTCGTGTCTGGGATACTATGCCGGAAGATCAGTCACCGGATTATCTGGAACATGATTTGTGCTTTGCCGGTTTAACTGGTATGATCGATCCTGTTCGACCTGAAGTCAAAGATGCGATTGCTCAGTGCAAGTCGGCAGGTATTCGTCCAGTGATGATCACAGGTGATCATCGCGATACGGCCGTTGCTATTGCTATCCAACTGGGGATTATTGTTGATCCCAAGGAAGCCATCACCGGTGCCCAATTGGATGAGATCAGTGAGGACCAGCTAAAAAAAGATATTGGTAACTACTCTGTGTATGCCCGGGTACAGCCGGAACATAAGGTGCGGATTGTCAAAGCCTGGCAAAATCAGGGGATGATTGTGGCCATGACTGGCGATGGCGTTAACGATGCACCATCGATTAAAACCGCCGACATTGGTGTGGGGATGGGGATTACTGGCACTGATGTGACGAAAAATGTCGCTGATATGGTACTGGCTGATGATAATTTCGCCACAATTGTCAATGCAGTGGAGGAAGGTCGCCGTATTTACGACAATATCCGCAAAGCCATCCAATTCTTACTGTCATCAAATTTGTCCGAAGTGATTGCTATTTTTGTCGCCACCCTGTTGGGATTTACAATCTTAAAACCAGTTCATTTGCTCTGGATTAATCTGATTACGGACACCTTTCCAGCCATTGCTCTGGGCATGGAAGGTGAAGAAGCAGACACCATGAAAAACCCACCCAGAGAATCGCAGGAGGGTATTTTTTCCCGTGGCCTGGGCGTGGATGTGATCTGGCAGGGTGCGATGGTTGCACTGGTTACCGTCGCCGCCTATTTTGTGGGACACTACTTAGAAGCTGGGGTCTGGGAAATTGCCGAAAGTGCCGATGGTATCACGATGGCGTTTTTAACCTTGTCAATGGCAGAAATGTTCCATTCTCTGAATATGCGTAGCCGACGTCAATCAATTTTTAAAATGAAACGTCAGAATAAATTTTTGTTCCTGGCCATGGTGGTATCGCTCGTTCTGACAACAGCGGTTATCTTCATCCCACCCATCGCTGCTGCATTTGAATTCGAAGCAATTAGTCTGACCGAATACTTTGCCGCCATGGGTCTGGCAGTGCTCGTGATCCCAATTGTTGAAGTGGTAAAATTCTTTCAAAGAAAAAAGCAGCATAAGATTTAA
- a CDS encoding lectin like domain-containing protein: MKRNFKRSLSLLLVSLMLTVLIPSGVWALEETTEPTVAPLNPGFVQYQEEVKSGTLNTSTFDGHSRGHIPPPLERYEGTVDEATITPSATLPAAFDLRDTGRITAVRDQGDYGSCWAFASLASLESYLKKDTTVDFSENNLMWNSGFDGTADEGGNYTMATAYLARWSGPVSESSDPYDTPKKTGLSPIYHIQEVVSIPKLPSVIKQALIDGGALYTSLHYGQLDSEEYYNSENASFYYDGEEESDHDVVIVGWDDNYSRDNFSKTPKGDGAWIIRNSWGEDWGDGGYFYLSYYDTYAGSNVTAFHNAQATDNYSQIYQYDPLGNISAMGYSDDDQTAWGANIFTAAASDNLTAVSTYALTPGTTAEIKIYTDVNDNQPSSGTLRTTQTETFVQGGYYTIDLDNPVGLVAGQKFAVVIKFRTPGTSESVPVESRFENYSSAASANPGESFTSNTGTGGWYDTSKKADSNVCIKAFTQSRDSYANCVYRTHVQNVGWQNWQSNGGISGTSAQSLRLEGIEIKTDSSGYDLGIEYCTHVENLGWQDYQSNGNMSGTSGESLRLEAIKVRLTGRDANLFDVYYRVHAENVGWMDWAKNDKEAGTAGFGYRLEAIEIQLRPAGSEAPGTTTQPYLENN; encoded by the coding sequence ATGAAAAGAAATTTCAAGCGATCACTGTCATTGTTACTAGTAAGCCTAATGTTGACTGTTTTAATCCCAAGCGGGGTCTGGGCTTTGGAAGAAACCACTGAGCCAACAGTGGCGCCCTTAAATCCGGGTTTTGTCCAATACCAGGAAGAGGTCAAGTCGGGAACGCTTAACACTTCCACCTTTGATGGCCATTCTCGGGGACATATCCCACCACCGCTGGAACGCTATGAAGGAACAGTTGATGAGGCCACAATAACCCCATCGGCCACCCTCCCAGCCGCCTTTGATCTCCGTGACACTGGTCGTATCACAGCGGTTCGTGATCAGGGCGATTATGGCAGCTGCTGGGCGTTTGCCAGTCTGGCTTCCCTGGAATCCTATTTAAAGAAAGATACCACAGTGGATTTTTCAGAAAACAATCTGATGTGGAATAGCGGTTTTGACGGAACCGCTGATGAAGGTGGAAATTATACCATGGCGACTGCTTATCTGGCGCGTTGGAGTGGTCCGGTCAGTGAGAGCAGTGACCCTTATGATACCCCGAAAAAAACGGGACTATCGCCAATTTATCATATCCAGGAAGTAGTCTCGATCCCAAAATTACCATCAGTGATCAAGCAGGCCCTGATTGATGGAGGGGCACTTTATACCTCGTTACACTATGGCCAATTGGATAGTGAAGAATACTACAACAGTGAAAACGCCTCTTTTTACTACGATGGCGAGGAAGAATCCGATCATGATGTAGTGATTGTTGGCTGGGATGACAATTACAGCCGCGATAATTTTAGTAAAACACCTAAAGGTGATGGCGCCTGGATTATCCGCAATAGCTGGGGAGAGGACTGGGGTGATGGTGGCTATTTCTACTTGTCTTATTATGACACCTATGCCGGCAGCAATGTGACAGCCTTTCATAATGCTCAGGCAACCGATAATTACAGCCAGATTTATCAGTATGATCCATTGGGTAACATTTCAGCTATGGGTTATTCAGATGATGATCAAACGGCTTGGGGCGCCAATATCTTTACGGCAGCTGCCAGTGATAATCTGACCGCTGTGAGCACCTATGCGTTAACACCCGGGACAACCGCAGAGATCAAGATTTATACTGATGTGAACGATAACCAGCCATCCAGTGGGACTTTGCGAACCACCCAGACGGAAACCTTCGTGCAGGGAGGGTATTATACCATTGATTTGGATAATCCAGTGGGGTTGGTGGCTGGACAGAAGTTTGCCGTGGTGATCAAATTTAGAACCCCGGGAACCAGTGAGTCAGTACCCGTAGAAAGTCGTTTTGAAAACTATAGTAGTGCAGCCAGCGCGAATCCTGGAGAAAGTTTTACCAGTAATACCGGAACTGGCGGTTGGTATGACACGTCAAAAAAAGCAGACAGTAATGTTTGTATTAAGGCCTTTACTCAAAGTCGGGACAGCTATGCTAATTGTGTTTATCGTACCCATGTTCAAAATGTAGGCTGGCAGAATTGGCAAAGTAACGGCGGAATTAGCGGCACATCCGCCCAATCCTTGCGGCTGGAGGGAATCGAGATCAAGACAGATAGCAGTGGCTATGATCTGGGGATTGAATACTGTACCCATGTGGAAAACCTGGGCTGGCAGGATTATCAGAGCAATGGCAATATGAGCGGAACTTCCGGCGAATCGCTGCGGCTAGAAGCAATTAAGGTCAGGTTAACGGGTCGTGATGCCAATTTGTTTGATGTATATTATCGGGTTCATGCCGAAAATGTAGGCTGGATGGATTGGGCAAAAAATGACAAGGAAGCTGGCACCGCAGGATTTGGTTACCGCCTGGAGGCCATTGAGATTCAGTTACGACCAGCCGGGTCGGAGGCACCAGGTACCACGACACAACCCTATCTGGAAAACAATTGA